GGCGATGGTGCGGGAGCCGTAGGGGATCTCGTCCCACGGCCGGTTCCACTCCATGCGCTCCGCCAGCTGCCAGGGGGTCAGCGGTGCGGCGAGGAGGGACAGCAGCCCGGTCAGCCGCTCCTCGTGGTGGGCGAGGAGCTCCCGGACCCGTGCCGGGGCGTCGGTGAAGGCGTGCTGGTGCGCCGGGAGCACCTCGGCGGCGCCGAGGCGGCCGACGCGTTCCAGCGAGTCCAGGTAGTCGCCGAGGGGGTCGGTGACCGCGGAGTCGTCGGGGTCCTCGTACAGGCCGATGTGCGGGCTGATGCCGGGGAGCAGATGGTCGCCGGAGAAGAGGCGGCCGCGGCCGGGGAGGTTCGCCGGATGCTCCTCCTCCAGGTGCAGGCACACATGGCCGGGCGTGTGACCGGGAGTCCAGATCGCCCGCAGCCTCCGCCCGGCGAGGTCCAGCAGCTCGCCGGGTGCGATCTCGCGGTCGGGCAGGGCCACCCGCAGCCCGGGGAGGGCTCGCATCCGGCCGCGCTCGCGGGCCGCGAGCAGCGGGGCGAGGTGCTCCTCCGGCGCGCCGACGGCGGTGAGCTTCCCGGCCAGGTAGTCGAGCCAGGCCCCGGGCCGGGCCTCCCGGGTGCGGCGGACGACGGCGATGTCGGCCGCGTGCATCGCGATCCACGCGCCGGACGCCTCGCGCACCCTGCCGGACAGCCCGTGGTGGTCCGGGTGGTGGTGGGTGACGAGCACGCCGTGGACGTCGGCCACCGCGAGGCCCAGTTCGGCGAGGCCGTCCGAGAGCGCCGTCCAGGACGCGGGGTCGTCCCATCCGGTGTCGACGAGGACGGGCCCGCGGCCGGTGTCCAGGACGTGGACCAGCGTGTGGCCCAGGGGGTTGTCCGGGATGGGGACCTTGAGGGACCAGACACCGCCGCCGTGCTCCGTCACCCGCGTCATCGGCTCCCCATCCTCCCGGCCGGGCCCAAGAACGAGAACCCGTTCCAATGGTCGCCCAAGTCGACTTCATTGCAAAGGGCTCGGCGGTGGTGCGGGGCCGGGAGCGCCGGTCCGCGCCCGCGCCTCTGCTTCCCGGGAGCGCCGGTTCACGCCCGCGTCGCTGCTTCCCTGGAGCGCCGGTCCGCACACGCGCCCCTGCTTCCCTGGAGCGGGTTCCGGCCGTGGACTCCTCCGGCGGGAACTGGTATCTGTTCAGGCGGTTGGCCAATCTGAAATGCCGTCAGAAAAATGGAGCGCTCGGAGAGCCGGGGCCGCGGGAGGCAGTCGTCATGTCCGAACTGGTGGAGCACGGGAAACTCTTCATCGGCGGGGAGTTGGTCGATCCCCTCGGCGCGGACACCATCGAGGTGGTCTCGCCGCACACCGAGCAGGTCATCGGACGCGTCCCGCACGCCTCGCGGGCCGACGTGGACCGGGCGGTCGCGGCCGCCCGTGCCGCCTTCGACCGCGGGCCCTGGCCGAGGACGCCGCTCGAGGAGCGCATCGAGGTCGTCGGCAGGATCAAGGACGCGATCGCCGCACGGCACGAGGAGATCGCCCGCTCCATCAGCTCCCAGAACGGATCGCCGTACTCCTGGAGCGTCCTGGCCCAGGCGCTCGGCGCCATGATGGTCTGGGACGCGGCCATCACCGTCGCCCGCGGCTTCACCTACGAGGAGCGGCGCGGCGGAGTCCTCGGCCCCCTCCTCGTCCTGCGTGAACCGGTCGGCGTGGTCGCCGCCGTGGTCCCCTGGAACGTCCCGCAGTTCGTCGCCGCGGCCAAGCTCGCGCCCGCCCTGCTATCCGGCTGCGGTGTGGTCCTGAAGCCCTCGCCCGAGACCCCGCTGGACGCCTACATCCTGGCCGACATCGTCCGCGAGGCCGGCCTGCCCGAGGGCGTGCTGTCGATCCTCCCCGCCGACCGCGAGGTCAGCGAGTACCTCGTCGGGCATCCCGGCGTCGACAAGGTCTCCTTCACCGGCTCGGTCCCTGCCGGCCGGCGCGTGATGGAGGTCGCCGCCCGCAACCTCACCCGCGTCACCCTCGAACTCGGCGGCAAGTCCGCCGCGGTGATCCTGCCGGACGCGGACCTGGAGACGGCCGTCCAGGGAATCGTCCCGGCGGCCTGGATGAACAACGGCCAGGCGTGTGTGGCCCAGACGCGCATCCTCGTCCCGCGCCCCCGCTACGACGAGTTCGCCGACGCCTTCGCCGCGGCGGCCGGGGCCCTGGTGACCGGCGACCCGCTGGACCCGGCGACCCAGGTCGGTCCGCTCGTCGCCAGCCGCCAGCAGCAGAGGTCGCTCGGCTACATCGCGCTCGGCCAGGAGGAGGGCGCCAAGGTCCTCGCCGGTGGCGGCCGCCCGGCCGGCCTCGACCGCGGCTGGTACGTCGAGCCGACCCTCTTCGGCGGCGTCGACAACGCCATGCGGATCGCCCGCGAGGAGATCTTCGGACCCGTCGTCTGCCTGCTGCCGTACGGCGACGAGGGCGAGGCCGCCGCGATCGCGAACGACTCCGAGTACGGGCTCAGCGGCAGCGTCTGGACGGCCGACGTCGAGCACGGCATCGACTTCGCGCGGCGGGTCAGGACCGGGACGTACAACGTCAACACGTTCAGCCTCGACATGCTTGGCCCGTTCGGCGGATACAAGAACTCCGGGCTGGGTCGGGAGTTCGGTCCCGAGGGGTACGGCGAGTACTTTGAGCACAAAATGGTTCATTTGCCGTCGGGATACGGGAGCGAGAGCTGATGGGTGACCGCTGGCAGGTCGAGGTCGACCGTGGTGTGTGCATCGGTTCGGGGATGTGTGTCAGCAACGCGCCGGACGGCTTCAAGCTGGACGCCGCCCGCCAGTCGCACCCCACCGAACCGGAGACCGACGCGAACGAGGACATCCTCGCCGCGGCGGAGGGCTGCCCGGTCGAGGCCATCTCGATCCGGCTGCCGGGCAGCGGTGAGGCGGTGTTCCCGCCCGAGGAGTAGCCTCCTGCGGTCCGGTACCGGGAGCAGGGCGGGGAACATGGAGAGAGCAGAGGCCAGGCGGCTGATCGAACGTGCCCGGCAGGCCTTCGACGCCGGGGAGTGGCGGCAGTGCGCGGAGACCTACGAGCAGGTGCTCGCCCACTTCCCGGACGAGGAGGCCGGCGGCGTGTGGTGGTACGACGCGGCCCTCGCGTACAAGTTCCTGCGCGACTGGCCCAAGGCCTACGCGCTGGGGCGGGAGGCCGCGGCCCGGGCGCCGCGCGGAGAAGGCGATCCGGCGTTCTGGAACCTGGGTATCGCGGCGACGGTCCTGCGCGAGTGGGAGGTGGCCCGCGACGCCTGGGAGGGCTTCGGCGTCCCGGTGCCGGAGGGGGAGGGGCCGATCGACGTCGACGGTGCCTTCGGCATGGCCTGCGTGCGGCTGGAGACGGACGGCGGGCAGGAGGTCGTGTGGGCCCGGCGGCTCTGCCCCACCCGGGCGCAGGTGCTCAGCGTGCCCTTCACCGGCGGCCGGCGGTTCGGCGAGGTCGTCGTGCACGACGGGGAGCCGAAGGGGGAGCGCGTGGTCGACGGGCAGCGGATCGCCGTCTTCGACGAACTGGTCCTCTTCGAGCCCTCGCCCCTGCCCACGCTGGTGGTGACCGTGAACGCCGCCGAGGCGGCGGATGTGCACGCCCTGGTCGGGCTGTTCGCGGAGGAGGGCTTCGGCGCGGAGCCGAAGAGCGGTTTCGTCCTGCACTGCGGATGTTGCAGCGAGGGGACCGTCGAGTACGAGGGCGACAGCGTCCACGCCGGGGCGCAGGAAGTCGCGCTCGCGGCGCCGCTGGAGGAGGCCGGCCGCATCCTCGGCGCATGGTCGGGGCAGGTCGCGATCGGGCGGAGCTGGAGCGGGCTCCGGGCGGTCTGCTGAGCCGGCTTCCGGCCGGTCCGCCGCTCGGCGCCTCGTCCGACCGGCCGCTCCTGGCCTCGGCCGTTTCGGGTGTCGGGGTGTCTGCCGGTCTGCCGGGTCGGGTCCCGGGCGGTCCGCCGTGCCTCGCTTCTGCCGGGCGGTCGGCCTGTGCCGCTGCGGTTCTGTCGAGGGGGGTTCCGGCCGTTTCGGGTGTCGGGGTGTCTGCCGGTCCGCCGGGTCGGGTCCCGGGCGGTCCACCGCCCCTCGCCTCGGCCGGTCCGCCGGGTCGGGTCCTGGGCGGTCCACCGCCCCTCGCCTCGACCGGTCCGCCGCTCCTCGCCTCAGCCGGTCCGCCGGCCCGGCTGCCTTCCCGGGGCCGTGAGGTCGATCAGGCGGCAGACCGTCTCGATGTCGATCTTCACCTGGGCGATCGAGGCGCGACCGGACAGCCAGGTGATCAGGGCCGAGTGCCAGGTGTGCTCGATGACCCGGACGGCGGAGAGCTGTTCGGGCGTCGGGTCTTCCAGGCCCATCGCGTCCAGGATGATCGCCGTGGTCTGGCGCGAGACCGTGTCCACCTCGGGACTGACGCTGCGGTCGGCGAAGGTCAGCGCACGCACCATCGCGTCCGCGAGGTGCGGTTCGCGCTGCAGCGCGCGGAACGCCCGCATCAGGGTCTCGGCCACCCGCTGCGCCGCGCTGTCCGCGACCGGCGGGCGCTTGCGCAGGGTGGTGTGCAGATGCTGGAGCTGGTCCTGCATCGTGGCCACGAGCAGGTGCACCTTGGAAGGGAAGTAGCGGTACAGCGTGCCGAGCGCGACACCGGCCGCCTCGGCGACCTCACGCATCTGCACGGCGTCGAAGCCGCCCCGGCTGGCCAGCTGCGCGCTGGCGTGCAGGATGCGGCGGCGCCTGGCCTCCTGGCGCTCCGTCAGGGGCGGGGTCGCCGGAACGGCCGGCCTGGTCTCCGCGCTCATCTCTTCCGTCCCCGTCCCCGGTCCAGGGGCCCTTCCCGGCCCGCTGTCCGGATCCGTGCTGCGTTTCCGTTCCGGGAGCTGCCGGAGGGCCAGCATGGCAGGGCTCCGCGCCGTGGCGCGAATCACCTGATCCAGGCCTTACAGCAGCGCTACCTGCCGGTAGATTCGATGCTCCTTGAGCGATCAAGAACGATCAAGTGTGGAACTTGTTCTAGATTAGCGCGAGCGGTTACGCTCCGGCGAAAGTGGAGTGAGAAGGGGGCCGTAGGTGACCGCTGAGGCCATAGCGGCCGGGCCCCGTCGGGGTGCGTCCGGTGCCGATGACCGACCGCTGCGCATCGCGCTCCTCACCTACAAGGGCAACCCGTTCTGCGGGGGCCAGGGCGTCTACGTACGCCATCTGTCCCGGGAGCTCGCCCGCCTCGGCCACAGCGTCGAGGTGATCGGCGCCCAGCCCTTCCCCGTGCTCGACGAGGGTGTGCCGCTCACGGAGCTGCCCAGTCTCGACCTGTACCGGCAGCCCGACCCCTTCCGCACCCCGGGGCGCGGCGAGTACCGCGACTGGATCGACGGGGTCGAGGTCGCCACGATGTGGACGGGCG
The genomic region above belongs to Streptomyces marianii and contains:
- a CDS encoding MBL fold metallo-hydrolase, which gives rise to MTRVTEHGGGVWSLKVPIPDNPLGHTLVHVLDTGRGPVLVDTGWDDPASWTALSDGLAELGLAVADVHGVLVTHHHPDHHGLSGRVREASGAWIAMHAADIAVVRRTREARPGAWLDYLAGKLTAVGAPEEHLAPLLAARERGRMRALPGLRVALPDREIAPGELLDLAGRRLRAIWTPGHTPGHVCLHLEEEHPANLPGRGRLFSGDHLLPGISPHIGLYEDPDDSAVTDPLGDYLDSLERVGRLGAAEVLPAHQHAFTDAPARVRELLAHHEERLTGLLSLLAAPLTPWQLAERMEWNRPWDEIPYGSRTIAVSEAEAHLRRLVKLGRVEAVPGSAPVAYTAVG
- a CDS encoding aldehyde dehydrogenase; the encoded protein is MSELVEHGKLFIGGELVDPLGADTIEVVSPHTEQVIGRVPHASRADVDRAVAAARAAFDRGPWPRTPLEERIEVVGRIKDAIAARHEEIARSISSQNGSPYSWSVLAQALGAMMVWDAAITVARGFTYEERRGGVLGPLLVLREPVGVVAAVVPWNVPQFVAAAKLAPALLSGCGVVLKPSPETPLDAYILADIVREAGLPEGVLSILPADREVSEYLVGHPGVDKVSFTGSVPAGRRVMEVAARNLTRVTLELGGKSAAVILPDADLETAVQGIVPAAWMNNGQACVAQTRILVPRPRYDEFADAFAAAAGALVTGDPLDPATQVGPLVASRQQQRSLGYIALGQEEGAKVLAGGGRPAGLDRGWYVEPTLFGGVDNAMRIAREEIFGPVVCLLPYGDEGEAAAIANDSEYGLSGSVWTADVEHGIDFARRVRTGTYNVNTFSLDMLGPFGGYKNSGLGREFGPEGYGEYFEHKMVHLPSGYGSES
- a CDS encoding ferredoxin, with product MGDRWQVEVDRGVCIGSGMCVSNAPDGFKLDAARQSHPTEPETDANEDILAAAEGCPVEAISIRLPGSGEAVFPPEE
- a CDS encoding tetratricopeptide repeat protein → MERAEARRLIERARQAFDAGEWRQCAETYEQVLAHFPDEEAGGVWWYDAALAYKFLRDWPKAYALGREAAARAPRGEGDPAFWNLGIAATVLREWEVARDAWEGFGVPVPEGEGPIDVDGAFGMACVRLETDGGQEVVWARRLCPTRAQVLSVPFTGGRRFGEVVVHDGEPKGERVVDGQRIAVFDELVLFEPSPLPTLVVTVNAAEAADVHALVGLFAEEGFGAEPKSGFVLHCGCCSEGTVEYEGDSVHAGAQEVALAAPLEEAGRILGAWSGQVAIGRSWSGLRAVC
- a CDS encoding TetR family transcriptional regulator, whose product is MSAETRPAVPATPPLTERQEARRRRILHASAQLASRGGFDAVQMREVAEAAGVALGTLYRYFPSKVHLLVATMQDQLQHLHTTLRKRPPVADSAAQRVAETLMRAFRALQREPHLADAMVRALTFADRSVSPEVDTVSRQTTAIILDAMGLEDPTPEQLSAVRVIEHTWHSALITWLSGRASIAQVKIDIETVCRLIDLTAPGRQPGRRTG